In a single window of the Bacteroidales bacterium genome:
- a CDS encoding DUF3108 domain-containing protein — MKKNLLFLLFALIFFSGKSQVDSMPIINTAFEPGEYLRYKVKYGLINGGYAEMRIDAEQVGYDWYYHVKAIARTSGAVRAFARISDRYESYIELASGLPLQSIRDINENNYRRYNEVIFVRDENKVISLKSGEHKVPDGILDILSAFYYARRIIFDKKLKKNQTINLTTYFDDEIYTVKIKYKKTEKVRTKFGKIMCMKFVPVLDSKSSFKKEEDLQVWFSDDGNFIPLKIRLKMGISTVKCDLSKYNNLKNPLGKPFVR; from the coding sequence ATGAAGAAAAACTTGTTGTTTTTATTATTTGCATTAATATTTTTTTCAGGAAAATCACAAGTTGATTCTATGCCGATTATTAACACGGCATTTGAACCCGGAGAATATTTAAGATATAAAGTGAAATACGGGTTAATAAACGGCGGATATGCTGAAATGAGGATAGATGCAGAACAAGTCGGATATGATTGGTATTATCATGTTAAAGCAATAGCAAGAACATCAGGTGCTGTTAGGGCATTTGCACGTATAAGCGATCGATATGAAAGTTATATTGAGCTGGCAAGCGGACTTCCTTTACAATCAATACGTGATATTAATGAAAACAATTACAGAAGATATAATGAGGTTATTTTTGTTAGAGATGAAAATAAGGTTATAAGTTTAAAATCAGGAGAACACAAAGTACCTGACGGAATACTGGACATCTTATCTGCTTTCTATTATGCCAGACGAATTATTTTTGATAAAAAGTTAAAGAAAAATCAAACAATAAACCTTACTACTTATTTCGATGATGAAATTTATACTGTTAAAATCAAATACAAAAAAACAGAAAAAGTAAGAACAAAATTCGGAAAAATTATGTGTATGAAATTTGTTCCTGTTCTTGACAGTAAAAGTTCTTTTAAAAAAGAAGAAGACCTGCAAGTTTGGTTTTCAGACGACGGAAATTTTATACCATTAAAAATAAGGCTTAAAATGGGTATAAGTACTGTAAAGTGCGACTTATCGAAATATAATAATCTTAAAAATCCTTTGGGAAAGCCATTCGTTCGTTAA